A section of the Methanocaldococcus sp. FS406-22 genome encodes:
- a CDS encoding DUF2106 family protein, protein MKQLGKIWNYLSKPEIVPRIFSVFLALVFIFGVLTPHYLNPNQLYPKPIPHSQTLKTPLAPYDRGGIPLKEPAELKAQYPQYAPNLGKITAYLTPIAEWIKDKTYYFGTTIVSTPGGILDEILYYTRGMDTVLESSILLISFMIFSWMFFNKD, encoded by the coding sequence ATGAAACAATTGGGGAAAATATGGAACTACCTATCAAAGCCAGAAATTGTTCCAAGAATATTCTCTGTATTCTTAGCCTTAGTCTTTATATTTGGAGTATTGACTCCTCATTATTTAAATCCCAATCAACTGTATCCAAAGCCAATTCCTCATTCTCAAACGTTAAAAACACCATTAGCACCTTATGATAGGGGAGGAATTCCATTAAAAGAACCGGCAGAATTAAAAGCTCAATATCCTCAATATGCACCAAATCTTGGAAAGATAACTGCCTATCTAACACCAATAGCTGAATGGATTAAAGATAAAACCTATTACTTTGGAACAACAATTGTTTCAACGCCTGGAGGGATATTAGATGAAATCCTTTATTATACAAGAGGAATGGATACAGTCCTTGAAAGCTCTATACTACTAATATCGTTTATGATATTTAGCTGGATGTTCTTTAACAAGGATTAG
- a CDS encoding DUF1959 family protein, which produces MAEIVDIDKKYVENSLKQKMNVLKDNRFLMDDVFIPIAKALKIDVDEVIEIFAKKLDFASCYELHAYAEQAKMGCLGRKVDIDLGLCWLSDFFGLIKKEEADLIRKKVVESHLLYKKPYKEALEEGRQMIIKLLKEE; this is translated from the coding sequence ATGGCTGAAATCGTTGATATTGACAAAAAATATGTTGAAAATTCATTAAAACAGAAAATGAATGTTCTAAAAGATAACAGATTTTTAATGGATGACGTATTCATCCCAATAGCCAAGGCATTAAAGATTGATGTCGATGAAGTTATTGAGATATTTGCCAAAAAGTTGGATTTTGCTTCCTGCTATGAACTTCATGCCTATGCAGAGCAGGCAAAGATGGGTTGTTTAGGGAGAAAGGTGGATATTGATTTAGGGTTGTGCTGGCTCAGTGATTTTTTTGGATTGATAAAAAAGGAAGAGGCAGATTTAATTAGAAAGAAGGTTGTTGAAAGCCATTTGTTGTATAAAAAACCATATAAAGAGGCTTTAGAAGAGGGCAGGCAGATGATTATCAAATTGTTAAAGGAGGAGTAG
- a CDS encoding membrane protein produces MIETISGFLFGKVPFGDIVFSFSEFSIIGFITAVIFTIIVYLTKPEKQLEAQKFKVEDKLELVTLKELKIRRMMAIVCGIATAGAMLTYDLFDYALFLTLVGIANIGIVSAVKREWVLNAAYQYGLIAMIATLPLFGSAGMILAKTGTLSIFELPKTQASLLFEKIIFAAGMAGETGIAPFYAAKAEMFRAPGSPYILMIHLSSLLLIVRTVEILLTI; encoded by the coding sequence ATGATTGAAACAATATCTGGATTCTTATTTGGGAAAGTTCCATTTGGAGACATTGTATTTAGCTTTTCAGAATTTTCTATTATTGGGTTTATCACTGCAGTAATATTTACAATCATAGTTTATTTAACAAAGCCAGAAAAGCAGTTAGAGGCTCAAAAATTTAAAGTTGAAGATAAATTGGAACTTGTTACTCTAAAAGAATTAAAAATTAGAAGAATGATGGCTATTGTTTGTGGGATAGCTACTGCTGGTGCAATGCTTACCTATGATTTGTTTGATTATGCTTTGTTCTTAACTTTAGTTGGAATTGCAAATATAGGGATTGTTTCAGCGGTTAAGAGGGAATGGGTGTTAAATGCTGCATATCAGTATGGGCTTATAGCGATGATTGCCACTCTCCCATTGTTTGGGTCTGCAGGGATGATATTAGCTAAAACAGGGACATTATCAATATTTGAACTACCAAAAACTCAGGCCTCATTATTATTTGAAAAAATCATATTTGCCGCTGGAATGGCTGGAGAGACTGGAATAGCACCTTTCTATGCTGCAAAGGCGGAGATGTTTAGAGCTCCTGGGTCACCGTATATATTGATGATACACCTCTCCTCACTGTTGTTGATCGTAAGGACTGTTGAAATTTTATTGACAATTTAA
- a CDS encoding thymidylate synthase translates to MLCIKKPSVASAFDELIPKILKDGDIVETEFGERTKEIRNTIIQITNPKLKKVPEKYPLGKMAVEEYTKNLLYGSNNTFSYDYHERLFKYPYANEKINQINYIIEKLNQQKNSRRAVAITWNPKIDIDISRDERGSVPCLQLLQFLIRDDNLYMTVVFRSNDALIAFVANALGLISLGELVAEKTNTKLKEYVHHSISMHVYIDRDRDYIKKYFPECLEYIK, encoded by the coding sequence ATGCTATGTATAAAAAAACCATCAGTGGCTTCTGCATTTGATGAGTTAATTCCAAAGATTTTAAAAGATGGAGATATAGTTGAGACAGAGTTTGGAGAGAGAACTAAAGAAATTAGAAATACAATTATACAAATTACAAACCCAAAGTTAAAAAAAGTTCCAGAAAAATACCCTCTTGGAAAAATGGCAGTTGAAGAATACACTAAAAATTTACTTTATGGTTCAAATAATACATTCAGTTATGATTATCACGAAAGATTGTTCAAATATCCTTATGCCAATGAAAAAATCAACCAAATAAATTATATTATTGAAAAATTAAATCAACAAAAAAATAGTAGGAGGGCTGTAGCAATTACATGGAATCCAAAGATTGATATTGACATTAGTAGGGATGAAAGAGGTTCTGTCCCCTGTTTGCAACTCCTACAATTTTTAATTCGAGACGATAATTTATATATGACGGTAGTTTTTAGAAGCAACGATGCACTCATTGCCTTTGTGGCAAATGCACTTGGATTAATAAGTTTAGGAGAATTGGTGGCAGAAAAAACAAATACAAAATTAAAGGAATATGTGCATCATTCTATTAGCATGCATGTTTATATTGATAGAGACAGGGATTATATTAAAAAATATTTTCCAGAATGCTTGGAATACATCAAATAA
- a CDS encoding respiratory chain complex I subunit 1 family protein, giving the protein MDTSLIGVINLTIHAFLVGSLLLGLHRKIMARIQGRPGPPIIQYLLHTLKFYVKEITFPITAGNPLYIFVALLDVAIWLAALIIAIDFKSSLLIIIGIYVLQKIVEHGCGLSSGSPYGKIGGVRSVFSAAAEVPLFAVVAAIYLTTHSVLISDILNYQEINGSLLFKMPICAFAFFILLVSKAPNSPFGIVKGKDIVSGYMTEHYGLLASIIYIAEAIAYFVLLWLFIAIFIGPFVINSPILTLAVMVVMTVILAFVNGLTPLLAPHHSVMLQMTIAGLVLCDVLYRLLM; this is encoded by the coding sequence ATGGACACTTCACTAATCGGAGTTATAAACCTAACAATCCATGCATTTCTTGTTGGCTCTTTATTACTTGGATTGCATAGAAAGATAATGGCAAGAATTCAAGGAAGACCAGGCCCTCCAATAATTCAGTATCTATTACATACCTTAAAATTCTATGTAAAGGAGATAACTTTTCCAATAACTGCTGGAAATCCTCTTTATATATTTGTGGCTTTGTTGGATGTTGCTATTTGGTTAGCTGCATTAATTATAGCCATTGATTTCAAATCATCTCTCCTCATAATCATAGGAATCTATGTATTGCAAAAAATAGTGGAGCATGGTTGTGGTTTGTCATCTGGTTCTCCTTATGGAAAGATAGGAGGGGTTAGGAGTGTCTTCTCAGCAGCTGCAGAAGTTCCTTTATTTGCAGTTGTTGCTGCCATCTATTTAACAACACACTCAGTTCTAATTTCAGACATATTGAACTATCAGGAAATAAATGGAAGTTTGCTGTTTAAAATGCCAATCTGTGCGTTTGCATTCTTCATATTGCTTGTTTCAAAAGCTCCAAACAGTCCATTTGGAATAGTTAAGGGTAAAGATATAGTTAGTGGATACATGACAGAGCATTATGGTTTATTGGCATCAATAATCTACATTGCTGAGGCAATAGCATACTTTGTATTACTCTGGCTGTTTATAGCCATATTTATCGGCCCTTTCGTAATAAACAGCCCTATATTAACACTGGCTGTAATGGTTGTGATGACAGTGATTTTAGCATTTGTAAATGGATTAACACCATTATTAGCTCCTCACCACTCAGTTATGCTTCAAATGACAATTGCTGGGCTCGTATTGTGTGATGTTCTATACAGATTATTAATGTGA
- a CDS encoding EhaE family protein has translation MEFVEYILYIGYALLIIGALGTVVGPKVDNPLIRMLNVEVPAVGVALVFLTYDEALALMTFIAVNAVLSLILVRAVILDAEYKEND, from the coding sequence ATGGAGTTCGTTGAGTATATCCTCTATATTGGCTATGCATTATTGATTATTGGGGCTCTTGGGACTGTTGTAGGACCGAAGGTTGATAATCCTCTAATTAGGATGTTAAATGTAGAAGTTCCTGCAGTAGGCGTAGCATTGGTATTTTTAACTTATGATGAAGCTCTTGCACTGATGACATTTATTGCTGTTAATGCAGTTTTAAGTTTAATTTTAGTTAGAGCAGTGATATTAGATGCTGAATATAAAGAAAATGATTAG
- a CDS encoding NADH-quinone oxidoreductase subunit B family protein yields the protein MVKEFLRKRSIHVCVINTGGCNGCDIEIVACLAPRYDIEQYGIYVHNNPREADVLLITGPVTLQWAERLKEIYEKTPEPKIVVAVGACALSGGIFKEGHVVGGVDKVIPVDAKIPGCPPRPSEIIETILKVAPKAIAMREKKLKNRDE from the coding sequence ATGGTAAAGGAATTCCTTAGAAAAAGGTCAATACATGTTTGTGTTATTAACACTGGTGGTTGTAATGGATGCGATATTGAGATAGTCGCCTGCTTAGCTCCAAGATATGATATAGAGCAGTATGGAATCTATGTGCATAACAATCCAAGAGAGGCAGATGTTTTGCTAATTACAGGGCCTGTAACTTTACAATGGGCAGAGAGATTGAAGGAGATTTATGAGAAGACACCAGAGCCAAAGATAGTTGTTGCTGTTGGAGCCTGTGCATTAAGTGGAGGGATTTTTAAGGAGGGGCATGTAGTTGGAGGAGTTGATAAAGTAATTCCTGTGGATGCAAAGATTCCTGGCTGTCCTCCAAGACCTTCTGAGATTATCGAGACAATATTAAAAGTTGCTCCTAAGGCAATAGCAATGAGAGAGAAAAAACTAAAAAATAGAGATGAGTGA
- a CDS encoding nickel-dependent hydrogenase large subunit → MATIPIGPIHPVLKEPLRIKLVLDGERPVDAEIEMGYVHRGIEKIMEGKHCHKGIYLAERVCGICSYVHTMTFAECIEHISKIEIPDKAKYLRVVTCELERIHSHLIASAVYNLSIEHETLAMWLLNVREIIMDLMEMITGNRVNMGYNVIGGVRRDINREMMNEIYKKLDIFEEELKNIIEVFETGPLIALRSKGIGILPYHEVMRTRAVGPVCRGSGLPESDWRLRHSTYQELKFKPVWREEGDNFARMMVRHEEVIESVRLIRKALELYEECSGDIRVKAEIKGGKGEWRNEAPRGEVTYRMEITDGGIIKRIMIRTPTVMNLEAYKYMLKTCPTVADAISAYTSIDPCVSCTERCIVAIKDGKEIPININLKF, encoded by the coding sequence ATGGCAACAATTCCTATAGGGCCAATTCATCCAGTATTAAAAGAACCGTTAAGGATTAAACTTGTCTTAGATGGAGAAAGACCAGTTGATGCTGAAATTGAAATGGGTTATGTGCACAGAGGTATAGAGAAGATTATGGAAGGGAAACACTGCCATAAGGGAATTTATTTAGCTGAGAGGGTTTGTGGCATCTGCTCTTATGTTCATACGATGACGTTTGCTGAATGCATTGAGCATATATCAAAGATAGAGATTCCTGATAAAGCAAAGTATTTAAGGGTAGTTACCTGTGAGTTGGAAAGAATACATAGCCATTTAATTGCTTCAGCTGTTTATAATCTATCTATTGAACATGAAACACTTGCTATGTGGCTTTTGAATGTTAGGGAAATAATTATGGATTTGATGGAGATGATTACTGGAAATAGGGTTAACATGGGTTATAATGTTATTGGAGGAGTTAGGAGAGATATAAATAGAGAAATGATGAATGAAATCTATAAAAAACTTGACATCTTTGAGGAAGAGCTAAAAAATATCATAGAGGTTTTTGAAACAGGGCCGTTAATTGCTTTAAGGAGTAAAGGAATTGGTATTTTACCATATCATGAAGTTATGAGAACAAGAGCTGTAGGGCCGGTTTGTAGAGGTTCTGGATTGCCAGAGAGTGATTGGAGATTGAGGCATTCAACATATCAAGAGCTAAAATTTAAGCCAGTGTGGAGGGAGGAAGGAGATAACTTTGCAAGGATGATGGTAAGGCATGAGGAGGTTATTGAGAGCGTTAGATTAATTAGAAAAGCTTTGGAGCTATATGAGGAATGCTCTGGAGATATAAGGGTCAAGGCAGAGATTAAAGGTGGAAAAGGAGAATGGAGAAATGAAGCTCCAAGGGGGGAGGTAACATACAGGATGGAAATTACTGATGGAGGGATAATAAAGAGGATAATGATTAGAACTCCTACTGTTATGAACTTAGAAGCATATAAATATATGTTAAAGACCTGTCCAACAGTAGCTGATGCAATCTCTGCCTATACAAGTATCGACCCATGTGTTTCATGCACAGAGAGATGTATAGTTGCAATAAAAGATGGCAAAGAGATTCCAATTAATATTAATCTTAAATTTTAA
- a CDS encoding 4Fe-4S binding protein has protein sequence MSIECHNIKVITLIEIKKSLDEILSKIDGDKRYINEVAKKITPITYKLLYINETKCIRCNLCYKECPVDAIEKAKVKKSAKIIEDKCVKCEICAQTCPVGAIYVIEGRAEIEDSEVHYTIKEKSIPHRKIRLKRYELDENTCIKCGICARFCPTNAIKVVRRKSIEVNLDLCMGCGACAEVCPKKCIKVERELGEVIKTRDIEVDKNLCVGCFVCVEECPINAIEQEGDKVKINKDKCILCGRCADVCPANAIKIWEKKI, from the coding sequence ATGTCCATTGAATGCCATAATATTAAGGTGATTACATTGATTGAAATAAAAAAGTCATTGGATGAGATATTATCAAAGATAGATGGGGATAAGAGGTATATCAATGAAGTAGCCAAAAAAATAACCCCTATAACTTATAAATTGCTATATATCAACGAAACCAAGTGTATAAGATGTAATCTTTGCTACAAAGAATGTCCAGTAGATGCAATTGAAAAAGCAAAGGTTAAAAAATCTGCAAAGATAATTGAAGATAAATGTGTTAAATGTGAGATTTGTGCTCAAACTTGCCCAGTTGGAGCAATATATGTTATAGAAGGAAGAGCGGAGATTGAAGATAGTGAAGTCCATTATACCATAAAAGAAAAATCCATTCCACATAGAAAGATTAGATTAAAAAGATATGAGCTTGATGAAAATACATGTATAAAATGTGGAATTTGTGCAAGATTCTGTCCGACAAATGCTATAAAGGTAGTTAGAAGAAAAAGCATTGAGGTTAATTTAGATTTATGTATGGGTTGTGGTGCCTGTGCTGAGGTCTGCCCAAAAAAATGTATAAAGGTTGAGAGAGAGCTTGGAGAAGTGATAAAAACCAGAGATATTGAAGTTGATAAAAATCTATGTGTTGGCTGTTTCGTCTGTGTTGAAGAATGTCCTATCAACGCCATCGAGCAAGAGGGGGATAAGGTTAAGATTAATAAAGATAAGTGTATATTATGTGGAAGATGTGCAGATGTATGTCCTGCCAATGCTATAAAAATATGGGAAAAGAAAATCTAA
- a CDS encoding EhaG family protein: MDSFVYSLYHPTILVGFAVGILSLLAIGFQKNDLHALILTDVIECAMLIIIAGVGTDLAEALILPGLVVSLAELLAVSEVLITRKYLKSKRPKPRSYKLFEEFKLPLHTGELKYNIEMEILKTSPKFLAVVLIVYGAILSGFTGGAVIATGLLFYALSQRVIGAEISEELKAMWEGISGLSGVAWALWVFGFLGFFIFPDKWLLCLLMAGLGLVIKVGSKLGLIGYIGEVR; this comes from the coding sequence ATGGATAGCTTTGTTTATTCCCTCTATCATCCAACGATATTGGTTGGATTTGCTGTTGGAATTTTGTCGTTATTGGCTATTGGATTTCAAAAGAATGATTTACATGCTCTAATATTAACTGATGTTATTGAGTGTGCTATGCTCATAATTATAGCAGGTGTTGGAACAGATTTGGCTGAGGCGTTAATTTTACCAGGTTTAGTTGTTAGCTTAGCAGAGCTTTTAGCAGTTTCAGAGGTTTTAATAACAAGGAAGTATTTAAAATCAAAAAGACCCAAGCCAAGGAGTTATAAGTTGTTTGAGGAGTTTAAACTCCCACTGCATACAGGAGAATTAAAGTATAACATTGAGATGGAAATTTTAAAAACCTCACCTAAGTTTTTAGCAGTAGTTTTAATTGTTTATGGAGCCATATTAAGTGGATTTACAGGAGGGGCGGTTATAGCAACTGGATTGTTGTTTTATGCATTATCTCAGAGAGTTATTGGTGCGGAGATTTCAGAAGAGCTAAAGGCAATGTGGGAAGGAATATCTGGGTTGTCAGGAGTTGCATGGGCTTTGTGGGTGTTTGGATTTTTAGGTTTCTTTATATTTCCAGACAAGTGGTTATTGTGTTTATTGATGGCTGGTTTAGGTTTAGTTATAAAAGTTGGCTCTAAATTAGGACTTATTGGATATATAGGTGAGGTAAGATGA
- a CDS encoding energy-converting hydrogenase subunit EhaL family protein produces the protein MGLFELNLAIILFIIGNFIGLEYSYRKYSSPYVERKIDKIALTLSIIGGVLINSPLYMLGCLLIGFPLGMRPGYGRVEFIVGLIIALLLYLLLRW, from the coding sequence ATGGGATTATTTGAGCTAAATTTGGCTATAATATTGTTTATTATTGGAAACTTTATTGGGTTGGAATATAGCTATAGAAAATACTCTTCCCCTTATGTAGAAAGGAAGATTGACAAGATTGCCTTAACTTTATCGATAATTGGTGGGGTTTTAATTAACTCCCCACTCTATATGCTTGGCTGCTTATTAATTGGATTTCCTTTAGGAATGAGGCCAGGATATGGAAGAGTTGAGTTTATTGTTGGGCTAATTATAGCTTTACTGCTTTATCTTCTATTGAGGTGGTAA
- a CDS encoding 4Fe-4S binding protein: MASSLWYLYEFARKKWIKRFIDAKSDKSSYIPPERYRKIPPIVKFPEKCISCEACKESCPAFAVEMVYSEEYNKNLPVFDEGSCIACANCVEVCPTGVLEMDKHRIETEGLFFDKPKYHNLIIDEEVCVRCGNCERACPINVIERKEGKYVINMALCISCKECVKACPIENAIIIFDEKTLKEKIDKAFEIKNKKTIGKLEIKENAIEEIPHIVNGLCISCGICKDVCVGEIDLKEKKVVKCVKCGLCIELCPTTAIRIYKPIISKRKDICYVIDEDLCIGCRICYKVCGAGAIKISKETKLPYIVPELCVRGGACARECPVEAIKIVKPEEAEEAVKVRIIEDKIIESIEADLILYTEKYGKVKEEIEKLSLKKLKEELKKRVYEENKRIKEMKRELYDKGNNS; encoded by the coding sequence ATGGCATCATCACTTTGGTATCTTTATGAATTTGCAAGGAAAAAGTGGATTAAGAGATTTATTGATGCAAAATCAGATAAAAGTTCCTACATCCCTCCAGAGAGATATAGAAAAATCCCTCCAATTGTTAAATTTCCTGAGAAATGTATATCTTGTGAGGCATGTAAAGAGAGTTGTCCAGCCTTTGCAGTTGAGATGGTATATAGTGAGGAGTATAACAAAAATCTCCCAGTGTTTGATGAGGGTTCATGTATAGCTTGTGCCAACTGTGTTGAGGTTTGTCCAACCGGAGTTTTGGAGATGGATAAGCATAGAATTGAAACAGAAGGACTATTTTTTGATAAACCTAAATATCATAATCTTATAATTGATGAGGAAGTGTGTGTTAGATGTGGAAACTGTGAAAGAGCTTGCCCAATCAATGTAATTGAGCGTAAAGAGGGGAAGTATGTAATAAATATGGCTTTGTGTATCTCATGTAAAGAATGTGTTAAGGCCTGCCCAATTGAAAACGCCATAATTATATTTGACGAAAAAACTTTGAAAGAAAAAATAGATAAAGCTTTTGAAATTAAAAACAAGAAAACTATCGGAAAATTAGAAATTAAGGAAAATGCTATTGAGGAAATTCCACATATTGTTAATGGTTTATGTATAAGTTGTGGAATCTGTAAAGATGTATGTGTAGGAGAGATTGATTTGAAGGAGAAGAAAGTTGTTAAATGTGTGAAATGCGGTCTATGCATAGAACTCTGCCCAACCACAGCAATAAGGATTTATAAACCTATAATCTCAAAGAGGAAGGATATTTGCTATGTTATTGATGAAGATTTATGTATTGGTTGTAGAATCTGCTATAAGGTTTGTGGAGCAGGAGCTATTAAAATCAGTAAAGAGACAAAATTGCCATATATTGTTCCTGAATTATGTGTTAGAGGAGGAGCATGTGCAAGGGAGTGTCCTGTTGAGGCTATAAAAATAGTCAAGCCAGAAGAGGCAGAAGAGGCAGTTAAAGTTAGAATAATAGAAGATAAGATAATCGAAAGTATTGAAGCAGATTTAATCTTATATACTGAGAAGTACGGAAAGGTTAAGGAAGAAATCGAAAAACTATCCCTCAAAAAGTTAAAAGAAGAGTTAAAGAAGAGAGTTTATGAGGAAAACAAAAGAATAAAGGAAATGAAGAGGGAGTTGTATGATAAAGGAAATAATAGCTAA
- a CDS encoding 4Fe-4S binding protein gives MIKEIIAKHFNLADKNIQLLPKFNIILNKREIIVKEDKCISCGKCIEICPVDAITYSKDGLFIVIDKEKCVFCGRCKKVCPTNAIVIIRLRCEINEDARIIEVDKYEFIEYISERCASCLVCLRNCPFNAIEEYGSKIRIDINKCELCGRCEELCPLNAIILR, from the coding sequence ATGATAAAGGAAATAATAGCTAAACATTTTAATTTGGCTGATAAAAATATTCAATTACTCCCAAAATTTAATATTATTTTAAATAAAAGGGAAATTATTGTTAAAGAGGACAAATGCATTAGCTGTGGAAAATGCATTGAGATTTGTCCAGTTGATGCAATAACTTATAGCAAAGATGGTTTATTTATAGTTATTGACAAAGAAAAATGTGTATTTTGTGGAAGATGCAAAAAAGTTTGCCCAACGAACGCAATTGTAATAATAAGATTAAGATGTGAAATTAATGAAGATGCAAGGATTATTGAAGTGGACAAGTATGAATTCATTGAGTATATAAGTGAGAGATGTGCCTCTTGCTTAGTTTGTTTAAGGAATTGTCCATTTAATGCCATTGAAGAATATGGAAGCAAAATAAGAATTGATATAAATAAGTGTGAGCTCTGTGGAAGATGCGAGGAACTATGTCCATTGAATGCCATAATATTAAGGTGA